The Arachis duranensis cultivar V14167 chromosome 2, aradu.V14167.gnm2.J7QH, whole genome shotgun sequence genome has a window encoding:
- the LOC107474031 gene encoding uncharacterized protein LOC107474031, giving the protein MLAIEGTTPQSNKEVDDLEITFNQADICSVAPHSNDPVVISIQTGELLVRKVLLDPGSSADVLFYTTFLKMIISERLVQPSSRELVGFSSERVPIKGYIWLKTVIGNHPSSRNIDIQYLIVDCPSPYNIILERPALNIFRAVVSTFHLCVKFQAHDGTIATLHSDRQQARQCYNASLKKSTPRIEQQDVKAIHNTTEVLSLADLNPHEDARERPEPADELQEVSLTTKPGQVTYIGQALQGKERSKLIKVLQSNADLFAWTPTDMPRIDPNIICHQLATNKTSRPIAQKKRNLGSEKSKAALEETKKLLKANFIKEIRFTTWLSNVVMVRKTSSKWRMCVDFTDLNKACPKDAYPLPCIDKLVDSASGFKSLSFMDAYSGYNQILMHPEDQSKTAFITEHGNLCY; this is encoded by the coding sequence ATGCTAGCAATCGAAGGAACAACTCCACAAAGTAACAAAGAAGTAGACGATCTTGAGATCACTTTCAACCAAGCAGACATATGCTCGGTCGCGCCACACTCAAACGATCCAGTGGTAATTTCCATCCAAACAGGCGAGTTATTGGTAAGAAAGGTCCTTCTGGACCCAGGTAGTAGTGCTGATGTCTTGTTTTATACTACTTTTCTGAAAATGATAATATCCGAAAGACTTGTACAACCCTCTTCCAGAGAATTAGTCGGATTCTCCAGTGAAAGGGTACCGATTAAAGGTTACATATGGTTGAAGACGGTGATAGGGAACCACCCATCATCGCGCAACATCGACATACAATATTTGATAGTTGACTGTCCCAGTCCTTATAACATCATACTCGAAAGACCTGCTCTGAACATATTCAGGGCAGTAGTTTCAACCTTTCACCTATGTGTAAAATTTCAGGCACATGACGGAACAATAGCGACACTTCACTCAGACCGCCAACAAGCCCGACAGTGCTACAACGCAAGCTTAAAAAAGTCGACCCCGAGAATAGAACAACAAGATGTCAAAGCCATCCACAACACAACTGAGGTACTATCCTTAGCCGACCTGAACCCCCACGAGGACGCCCGAGAAAGACCCGAACCAGCAGACGAACTCCAAGAAGTCTCACTGACAACAAAGCCCGGACAAGTCACATACATCGGCCAAGCActacaaggaaaagaaagatcGAAACTTATAAAAGTGCTACAAAGCAATGCTGATCTATTCGCCTGGACCCCAACAGACATGCCAAGGATAGATCCGAACATTATCTGTCACCAACTCGCCACCAACAAGACAAGCCGACCTATAGCTCAGAAGAAGAGGAACCTCGGGTCGGAAAAATCAAAAGCAGCGCTGGAAGAAACCAAAAAACTTCTTAAAGCAAACTTTATCAAAGAGATCAGATTCACCACATGGCTTTCGAACGTGGTAATGGTAAGAAAAACTTCAAGTAAATGGCGCATGTGCGTCGACTTTACAGATTTAAATAAGGCTTGCCCTAAAGATGCTTATCCTCTACCTTGCATCGATAAACTCGTTGACAGTGCATCAGGTTTCAAAAGTTTaagcttcatggacgcatattcTGGCTACAACCAGATACTTATGCATCCAGAAGACCAAAGCAAAACAGCATTTATAACTGAACATGGAAATTTGTGTTATTGA
- the LOC107474030 gene encoding uncharacterized protein LOC107474030 produces the protein MADNGVFQPTQAEFMAQMTELQAEVKKLSELSTQNNVNKQEDSGCKGKGNTNMLSVDPPKEKLTLDNHFSEEITNYQMPKHFTLPSSLKLYKGIGDPRAHIKKFQSMMFFNGPNNEPVLCRAFPTYLDGTALLWFSKLPEGSISSFEELARSFIDYFAVARIYVHGSDYLGTICEGPQESLKDYLTRFADATMEIPDLDPAVYLHAIKASLKPRKFRETIAVTKPKTLEEFRERAAGQMEIEELCEAEKADRRQPKKEESRTIRSADYKDPRKTFKLTPKFDNYTRFNTKRERIIKEILNAKIIKPPVRAGNYQDQRFVDKTKHYAFHQKYGHTTDECIIAKDLLERLARQELLDKYIEGRKHKENRTDRDEHNKPRETKKTTNG, from the coding sequence ATGGCTGACAACGGAGTTTTTCAACCCACTCAGGCCGAATTCATGGCCCAGATGACTGAATTACAGGCAGAGGTGAAAAAACTTTCCGAATTATCCACCCAGAATAATGTCAACAAGCAGGAGGACAGTGGATGCAAAGGGAAAGGCAACACGAACATGTTGAGCGTCGACCCACCAAAGGAGAAACTGACCTTGGACAACCATTTTTCTGAGGAGATTACCAATTACCAAATGCCAAAACATTTTACATTACCTTCCTCACTCAAGCTATATAAGGGGATTGGTGACCCCCGGGCTCACATTAAGAAATTTCAGTCTATGATGTTCTTTAATGGACCTAACAATGAACCTGTTCTTTGCAGGGCCTTCCCTACTTACCTCGACGGCACAGCCCTCCTTTGGTTTTCAAAACTGCCTGAAGGATCAATTTCTTCCTTCGAGGAATTGGCAAGATCCTTCATAGACTACTTTGCGGTAGCACGGATTTATGTGCACGGATCAGATTACCTCGGCACTATCTGCGAAGGTCCCCAAGAAAGCTTAAAGGACTACTTAACCAGATTCGCAGATGCAACAATGGAGATACCCGATCTAGATCCCGCTGTCTATCTTCACGCCATAAAAGCTAGCCTCAAGCCCAGAAAATTCAGAGAAACAATTGCCGTCACAAAACCGAAAACCTTGGAAGAATTTCGAGAAAGGGCCGCCGGGCAAATGGAGATTGAAGAACTCTGTGAGGCCGAAAAAGCAGACAGAAGGCAACCCAAAAAGGAAGAGAGCCGAACAATCAGGTCGGCAGACTACAAAGATCCCAGAAAGACGTTTAAGCTTACCCCAAAGTTTGACAATTACACCAGGTTCAACACAAAGAGAGAAAGAATCATCAAGGAAATACTCAACGCCAAAATCATAAAACCTCCTGTCAGGGCAGGAAACTACCAAGACCAGCGATTTGTGGACAAGACCAAGCATTACGCTTTCCATCAGAAATATGGTCACACAACCGACGAGTGCATTATAGCAAAAGACTTGCTAGAAAGGCTAGCCCGACAAGAACTCCTGGATAAATACATCGAAGGCAGAAAGCATAAAGAAAATCGAACGGACCGAGATGAACATAACAAACCCCGAGAAACAAAGAAGACAACAAATGGTTGA